From the Lolium rigidum isolate FL_2022 chromosome 2, APGP_CSIRO_Lrig_0.1, whole genome shotgun sequence genome, one window contains:
- the LOC124687357 gene encoding FCS-Like Zinc finger 6-like has translation MEFNASYFHAFGNPDFAAVFSGGSAQALRPPCPSAGGDGHGDGASVKAEKGAVARQSTTATPSTVTFTVPDEELGEAQHFLNECSRCRKCLTGDIFMYRGDTPFCSEECRRKQIETEKARHRRKKQNSPKAQAAVAAAVAAAAAERENEPQRRRPQPQ, from the exons ATGGAGTTCAACGCCTCCTACTTCCACGCGTTCGGCAACCCCGACTTCGCGGCGGTCTTCTCCGGTGGCAGCGCGCAGGCCCTCCGGCCGCCGTGCCCctcggccggcggcgacggccacgGCGACGGAGCCAGCGTGAAGGCGGAGAAGGGAGCGGTGGCTAGgcaaagcaccaccgccaccccaTCGACCGTGACCTTTACGGTCCCGGACGAGGAGCTGGGAGAGGCGCAACACTTCCTCAACGAGTGCTCCCGCTGTCGCAAATGCCTCACCGGCGACATCTTCATGTACAG AGGGGACACGCCATTCTGTAGCGAGGAATGTAGGAGGAAGCAAATCGAGACGGAGAAGGCCAGACACCGGAGGAAGAAGCAAAACTCCCCAAAGGCGcaggcggctgtggcggcggctgtggcagcggcggcagcggagaGAGAGAACGAACCCCAGCGGCGACGACCGCAGCCACAGTAG